From bacterium, one genomic window encodes:
- a CDS encoding HAD-IG family 5'-nucleotidase: MPHHHVTADPETDGLRGDPPPRHLRVHTHRNLRLASIAAIGFDMDHTLALYDPHVFEQLCFEMAVALLVEAKGYPESLREVAYDRTAVTRGLIVDRRLGNLVKVDAYGYVARVRHGGRLLSKVERREAYKRGRIRLSPNRYRVVDTLFDLPEGSLYSALVALKDGQPGLLRPSYKTLFDDIRDAIDTIHRDGSLKRRIMADLPRYFVRDPLLAPTLRRFREAGKKLFLLTNSEPDYTGAVMNYILGGEDGPWDDLFDLVICTARKPGFFLPKGKGERIPVDTVPHLPNRRGQCFTGGDAFYLESKLGAIGDAILYFGDHTYGDILRSKKSVGWRTAMIVPEVEEETLAAEPLRGTMAGLEEIEDSLEDLGLERDHLLSLPDHDPVVVQELQERIQASLGRRAQLQKRIAAVYNPWWGSIFREGRAVSRFGAQIRDVACVYTSRVSNLSRYPVQKFFSSTGERMPHE, from the coding sequence CCATCGGCTTCGACATGGACCACACGCTCGCCCTCTACGACCCCCACGTCTTCGAGCAGCTCTGCTTCGAGATGGCCGTCGCGCTGCTCGTGGAGGCCAAGGGGTACCCCGAGAGCCTGCGCGAGGTGGCGTACGACCGCACCGCCGTCACCCGCGGCCTGATCGTCGACCGCCGCCTGGGCAACCTGGTCAAGGTGGACGCCTACGGCTACGTGGCGCGCGTCCGCCACGGCGGGCGGCTGCTGTCGAAGGTCGAGCGGCGGGAGGCCTACAAGCGGGGCCGCATCCGGCTGAGTCCGAACCGCTACCGCGTCGTCGACACCCTGTTCGACCTGCCGGAGGGCTCGCTCTACTCGGCGCTGGTGGCCCTGAAGGACGGGCAGCCCGGGCTGCTGCGCCCGAGCTACAAGACGCTGTTCGACGACATCCGCGACGCGATCGACACCATCCACCGCGACGGCTCGCTGAAGCGCCGCATCATGGCCGACCTGCCCCGCTACTTCGTGCGCGACCCCCTGCTGGCGCCGACGCTGCGCCGCTTCCGCGAGGCGGGCAAGAAGCTGTTCCTGCTCACGAACTCCGAGCCCGACTACACCGGCGCCGTCATGAACTACATCCTCGGCGGCGAGGACGGCCCCTGGGACGACCTCTTCGACCTGGTCATCTGCACCGCGCGCAAGCCGGGCTTCTTCCTGCCCAAGGGCAAGGGCGAGCGCATCCCGGTCGACACGGTGCCGCACCTGCCGAACCGCCGCGGGCAGTGCTTCACGGGGGGCGACGCGTTCTACCTGGAGTCCAAGCTCGGCGCGATCGGCGACGCGATCCTGTACTTCGGCGACCACACCTACGGCGACATCCTGCGCAGCAAGAAGTCGGTCGGCTGGCGCACCGCCATGATCGTGCCGGAGGTGGAGGAGGAGACCCTCGCCGCGGAGCCGCTGCGCGGGACGATGGCCGGCCTCGAGGAGATCGAGGATTCGCTGGAGGACCTGGGGCTGGAGCGCGACCACCTGCTGTCGTTGCCCGACCACGACCCCGTGGTCGTGCAGGAGCTGCAGGAGCGCATCCAGGCCAGCCTGGGACGGCGGGCCCAGCTGCAGAAGCGGATCGCCGCGGTCTACAACCCCTGGTGGGGCTCGATCTTCCGCGAGGGGCGGGCGGTCAGCCGCTTCGGCGCCCAGATCCGCGACGTCGCCTGCGTCTACACCAGCCGCGTCAGCAACCTGTCGCGCTACCCGGTGCAGAAGTTCTTCTCGAGCACGGGCGAGCGGATGCCGCACGAGTGA
- the gatD gene encoding Glu-tRNA(Gln) amidotransferase subunit GatD, with translation MSGNVSEDYKGYRDPALSVLRRFEALVWSDVTVRTDRGEFRGLILPRNEMADPEHVVLKMSTGYNIGLHVGGMQEITVHGRKVANYKIPEKAFPYSEGKPRVKLLGTGGTIASRLDYRTGAVIPAFSPGELYGSVPELADVCNLETEKLYGVFSENMGPEQWIGLAEAIGREIATGVDGIVVGHGTDTMHHTAAILSFMVQDPPVPIVMVGSQRSSDRPSSDAAINLMNATRTAATSDLAEVMVCMFGPTSDQYGLLHQGTRVRKMHSSYRSTFRTLSDIPLGKVDQGGVTPFRNDYRRRRADRDVSIKAVFDDRVSLVYYYPGMKPDVIDSLVDHGYKGIIIAGTGLGHVNRPLYPALERAHRAGVSMFMTVQTLWGFVQMYVYETGREIMELGVVPAANMLPEVAYMKLGWALGQTQDPAEVARIMLTPIARDITEREPYNGYLVYQGGIPEVDQFLSEHWK, from the coding sequence GTGAGCGGGAACGTCAGCGAGGACTACAAGGGCTACCGCGACCCCGCGCTGTCGGTGCTCCGGCGGTTCGAGGCGCTGGTGTGGAGCGACGTCACCGTCCGCACCGACCGCGGCGAGTTCCGCGGGCTCATCCTGCCGCGCAACGAGATGGCCGACCCGGAGCACGTCGTGCTGAAGATGTCGACCGGCTACAACATCGGCCTGCACGTCGGCGGCATGCAGGAGATCACGGTCCACGGGCGCAAGGTCGCCAACTACAAGATCCCGGAGAAGGCCTTCCCCTACTCCGAGGGCAAGCCCCGCGTCAAGCTGCTGGGCACCGGCGGCACGATCGCCTCGCGCCTGGACTACCGCACCGGCGCCGTGATCCCCGCCTTCTCGCCCGGCGAGCTGTACGGCTCGGTGCCCGAGCTGGCGGACGTCTGCAACCTGGAGACCGAGAAGCTCTACGGCGTGTTCAGCGAGAACATGGGCCCCGAGCAGTGGATCGGCCTGGCCGAGGCCATCGGGCGCGAGATCGCCACCGGCGTCGACGGCATCGTGGTGGGCCACGGCACCGACACCATGCACCACACCGCGGCCATCCTCTCCTTCATGGTCCAGGACCCGCCGGTGCCGATCGTCATGGTCGGCAGCCAGCGCTCGAGCGACCGGCCCAGCTCCGACGCCGCCATCAACCTCATGAACGCCACGCGCACGGCCGCGACCAGCGACCTCGCCGAGGTGATGGTCTGCATGTTCGGCCCCACGAGCGACCAGTACGGCCTGCTGCACCAGGGCACCCGCGTGCGCAAGATGCACTCCTCGTACCGCTCGACCTTCCGCACCCTGAGCGACATCCCGCTGGGCAAGGTCGACCAGGGCGGCGTCACGCCGTTCCGCAACGACTACCGCCGCCGCCGCGCCGACCGCGACGTCTCGATCAAGGCCGTCTTCGACGACCGGGTCTCGCTGGTCTACTACTACCCGGGCATGAAGCCGGACGTCATCGACAGCCTGGTCGACCACGGCTACAAGGGGATCATCATCGCGGGCACGGGGCTGGGCCACGTCAACCGCCCCCTGTACCCCGCGCTGGAGCGGGCCCACCGGGCGGGCGTCTCGATGTTCATGACCGTGCAGACGCTCTGGGGCTTCGTGCAGATGTACGTGTACGAGACCGGGCGCGAGATCATGGAGCTGGGCGTCGTGCCCGCGGCCAACATGCTGCCCGAGGTGGCCTACATGAAGTTGGGCTGGGCGCTGGGCCAGACGCAGGACCCCGCCGAGGTCGCCCGCATCATGCTGACCCCGATCGCGCGCGACATCACCGAGCGGGAGCCCTACAACGGCTACCTCGTGTACCAGGGCGGCATCCCCGAGGTCGACCAGTTCCTGAGCGAACACTGGAAGTAA